A section of the Felis catus isolate Fca126 chromosome B2, F.catus_Fca126_mat1.0, whole genome shotgun sequence genome encodes:
- the HS3ST5 gene encoding heparan sulfate glucosamine 3-O-sulfotransferase 5 — protein sequence MLFKQQAWLRQKLLVLGSLAVGSLLYLVARVGSLDRVQPICPIEGRFGARSQAEFPLRALQFKRGLLHEFRKGNTSKEQVRLHDLVQQLPKAIIIGVRKGGTRALLEMLNLHPAVVKASQEIHFFDNDENYAKGIEWYRKKMPFSYPQQITIEKSPAYFITEEVPERIYKMNSSIKLLIIVREPTTRAISDYTQVLEGKERKNKTYYKFEKLAIDPNTCEVNTKYKAVRTSIYTKHLERWLKYFPIEQFHIVDGDRLITEPLPELQLVEKFLNLPPRISQYNLYFNATRGFYCLRFNIIFNKCLAGSKGRIHPEVDPSVITKLRKFFHPFNQKFYQITGRTLNWP from the exons ATGCTATTCAAACAGCAGGCGTGGCTGAGACAGAAGCTCCTGGTGCTGGGAAGCCTTGCCGTTGGGAGTCTCCTGTATCTAGTCGCCAGAGTTGGGAGCTTGGATAG gGTACAACCCATTTGCCCCATCGAAGGACGATTCGGAGCCCGCAGCCAGGCCGAATTCCCTCTCCGCGCCCTGCAGTTTAAGCGGGGCCTGCTGCACGAGTTCCGGAAGGGCAATACTTCCAAGGAGCAAGTTCGCCTTCATGACCTGGTCCAGCAGCTCCCCAAGGCCATTATCATTGGGGTGAGGAAAGGAGGCACAAGGGCCCTGCTTGAGATGCTGAACCTCCATCCAGCGGTGGTCAAAGCCTCTCAAGAAATCCACTTCTTTGACAATGATGAGAATTATGCCAAGGGAATTGAGTGGTATAGGAAAAAGATGCCTTTTTCCTACCCGCAGCAAATCACAATTGAAAAGAGCCCAGCATATTTTATCACGGAGGAGGTTCCGGAAAGGATTTACAAAATGAACTCATCCATCAAGTTGTTGATCATTGTCAGGGAGCCAACCACAAGAGCTATTTCTGACTACACTCAGGTGctagaggggaaggagaggaagaataaAACTTACTACAAGTTTGAGAAGCTGGCAATAGACCCAAATACCTGCGAAGTGAACACGAAATACAAGGCGGTAAGAACCAGCATCTACACCAAACATCTGGAAAGGTGGTTAAAATACTTTCCGATTGAGCAATTTCACATTGTGGACGGAGATCGCCTCATCACGGAACCTCTGCCAGAACTTCAGCTTGTGGAGAAGTTCCTAAATCTTCCCCCGAGGATAAGTCAATACAATTTATATTTCAATGCTACCAGAGGGTTTTACTGCTTGCGATTTAACATTATCTTTAATAAGTGCCTGGCGGGCAGCAAGGGACGCATTCATCCAGAGGTGGACCCCTCTGTCATTACCAAATTGCGCAAATTTTTTCACCCTTTCAATCAAAAATTTTACCAGATCACTGGGAGGACATTGAACTGGCCCTAA